One window from the genome of Eucalyptus grandis isolate ANBG69807.140 chromosome 7, ASM1654582v1, whole genome shotgun sequence encodes:
- the LOC104452773 gene encoding uncharacterized protein LOC104452773, with protein MEQLDVGMSLKLMERKLLCRYREDQTVSRLSHPELVFLGPMRPRALTTLEWAGKYSDGAFFFKVVMRPSHVKYGLGIPKRFKKMLLREWCNYLACGIGKM; from the exons ATGGAACAACTTGACGTGGGCATGTCCTTAAAGTTGATGGAGAGAAAGCTGCTGTGTAG GTACAGGGAGGACCAAACAGTTAGCAGATTAAGCCATCCTGAGCTGGTTTTCTTAGGTCCAATGCGCCCAAGGGCTCTCACTACTCTTGAATGGGCCGGCAAATATTCTGACGGAGCATTCTTTTTCAAGGTGGTGATGAGGCCATCTCATGTTAAGTATGGCTTG GGAATACCAAAGAGGTTCAAGAAAATGCTTTTGAGAGAATGGTGCAATTATTTGGCTtgtggaattggaaaaatgTGA